Proteins co-encoded in one Acidovorax sp. 69 genomic window:
- the ychF gene encoding redox-regulated ATPase YchF gives MSLQCGIVGLPNVGKSTLFNALTKAGIAAENYPFCTIEPNVGVVEVPDPRLQQLAGIISPERIVPAIVEFVDIAGLVAGASQGEGLGNQFLAHIRETDAIVNVVRCFEDDNVIHVAGRVDPISDIEVIQTELCLADMGTVDKALNRYTKAAKSGNDKDAAKLVALLTRIQAALNEGKPARSVEITKEEQPLLKSLCLITAKPAMFVGNVSEDGFENNPFLDRLKEYAASQNAPVVAICAKMEAEMAEMGDEDRDMFLAEMGQSEPGLARLIRGAFKLLGLQTYFTAGVKEVRAWTIHIGDTAPQAAGVIHGDFERGFIRAQTIAFDDFIALKGEQGAKDAGKMRAEGKEYVVKDGDVLNFLFNV, from the coding sequence ATGAGCCTCCAATGCGGCATCGTGGGCCTGCCCAACGTCGGCAAGTCCACTCTTTTCAACGCGCTGACCAAGGCCGGCATCGCCGCCGAAAACTATCCCTTCTGCACCATTGAGCCCAATGTGGGCGTGGTGGAGGTGCCAGATCCGCGCCTCCAGCAACTGGCCGGCATCATCTCGCCCGAGCGCATCGTTCCCGCCATTGTGGAGTTTGTGGACATCGCCGGTTTGGTGGCGGGTGCGAGCCAAGGCGAAGGCCTGGGCAACCAGTTCCTGGCCCACATCCGTGAAACCGACGCCATCGTGAACGTGGTGCGCTGCTTTGAAGACGACAATGTGATCCACGTGGCGGGCCGCGTGGACCCGATCTCTGACATTGAAGTCATCCAGACCGAGCTGTGCTTGGCCGACATGGGTACGGTGGACAAGGCGCTGAACCGCTACACCAAGGCCGCCAAGTCGGGCAACGACAAGGACGCCGCCAAATTGGTGGCCCTGCTCACGCGCATCCAGGCTGCACTCAATGAGGGCAAGCCCGCCCGCTCGGTCGAAATCACCAAGGAAGAGCAGCCGCTGCTCAAGTCCCTGTGCCTGATCACCGCCAAGCCCGCGATGTTCGTGGGCAACGTGAGCGAAGATGGTTTCGAGAACAATCCCTTCCTGGACCGTCTGAAGGAATACGCCGCCAGCCAGAACGCCCCCGTGGTGGCCATCTGCGCCAAGATGGAAGCCGAAATGGCCGAGATGGGCGATGAAGACCGCGACATGTTCCTGGCCGAAATGGGCCAGAGTGAGCCAGGCCTGGCTCGCCTGATCCGTGGTGCCTTCAAGCTGCTGGGTCTGCAGACCTACTTCACTGCTGGCGTGAAGGAAGTGCGCGCCTGGACCATCCACATTGGTGACACCGCCCCCCAGGCCGCTGGCGTGATCCACGGTGACTTCGAGCGCGGCTTCATCCGCGCGCAGACCATTGCTTTTGACGATTTCATCGCCCTCAAGGGTGAGCAGGGCGCCAAGGACGCGGGCAAGATGCGTGCCGAAGGCAAGGAGTACGTGGTGAAGGATGGCGATGTGCTGAACTTCTTGTTCAACGTGTGA